Proteins from a genomic interval of Lycium ferocissimum isolate CSIRO_LF1 chromosome 2, AGI_CSIRO_Lferr_CH_V1, whole genome shotgun sequence:
- the LOC132047103 gene encoding tubulin alpha chain-like, translated as MRECISIHIGQAGIQVGNACWELYCLEHGIKPDGQMPGDVTVGGGDDAFNTFFSETGAGKHVPRAVFVDLEPTVIDEVRTGTYRQLFHPEQLISGKEDAANNFARGHYTIGKEIVDLCLDRIRKLADNCTGLQGFLVFHAVGGGTGSGLGSLLLERLSVDYGKKSKLGFTIYPSPQVSTAVVEPYNSVLSTHSLLEHTDVAILLDNEAIYDICRKSLDIERPTYTNLNRLISQVISSLTASLRFDGALNVDVNEFQTNLVPYPRIHFMLSSYAPVISAEKAYHEQLSVAEITNTAFEPSSMMVKCDPRHGKYMACCLMYRGDVVPKDVNAAVATIKTKRTIQFVDWCPTGFKCGINYQPPTVVPGGDLAKVQRAVCMISNSTSVAEVFSRIDHKFDLMYAKRAFVHWYVGEGMEEGEFSEAREDLAALEKDYEEVGCESGDGEDDDDVEEY; from the exons atgagagagtGCATTTCCATCCACATCGGTCAAGCTGGTATCCAGGTCGGAAACGCCTGTTGGGAGCTTTACTGCCTCGAACATGGCATTAAG CCGGATGGACAAATGCCTGGAGATGTTACTGTTGGAGGAGGAGACGATGCTTTTAATACTTTCTTCAGTGAAACGGGTGCTGGAAAGCATGTACCTCGTGCTGTGTTTGTAGATCTGGAACCCACTGTTATTGATGAAGTCAGAACCGGAACTTACCGTCAGTTGTTCCATCCTGAACAACTCATTAGTGGTAAAGAAGACGCTGCTAACAACTTTGCTAGAGGCCATTATACAA TTGGGAAGGAGATTGTGGATCTGTGTCTTGATAGAATAAGGAAGTTAGCAGACAACTGCACTGGTCTTCAAGGATTTTTGGTGTTCCATGCTGTTGGTGGTGGCACTGGTTCAGGGCTTGGTTCTTTGCTTCTGGAGAGGCTTTCTGTTGACTATGGAAAGAAATCCAAGCTTGGATTCACCATTTACCCTTCACCTCAAGTCTCTACTGCTGTAGTTGAGCCCTACAACTCCGTGCTCTCGACTCACTCGCTTCTCGAGCACACTGATGTTGCTATCCTTTTGGACAATGAAGCTATCTATGATATTTGCCGTAAATCTCTTGACATTGAAAGACCTACTTACACCAATCTTAACAGGCTCATTTCCCAG GTTATCTCATCTTTGACAGCGTCTCTGCGATTTGATGGTGCTTTGAATGTGGATGTAAATGAATTCCAAACCAACTTGGTTCCATACCCAAGGATTCATTTCATGCTTTCTTCATATGCACCTGTGATCTCTGCAGAAAAGGCGTATCACGAGCAGCTTTCTGTTGCGGAAATTACTAATACTGCTTTTGAGCCATCGTCTATGATGGTCAAGTGCGACCCGCGTCATGGAAAGTACATGGCCTGTTGTTTGATGTACAGAGGTGATGTTGTGCCCAAGGATGTGAATGCTGCTGTAGCAACAATTAAGACCAAGAGGACTATTCAGTTTGTGGACTGGTGCCCAACTGGGTTCAAATGTGGTATTAATTACCAGCCACCAACTGTTGTTCCTGGTGGAGACTTGGCTAAGGTTCAAAGGGCTGTTTGTATGATTTCAAACTCCACAAGTGTTGCTGAGGTGTTCTCAAGAATTGACCATAAGTTCGATTTGATGTACGCAAAGAGGGCTTTTGTGCACTGGTATGTGGGTGAAGGTATGGAGGAAGGAGAGTTCTCTGAGGCTAGGGAAGATTTGGCTGCTCTTGAGAAGGACTATGAGGAAGTTGGATGTGAATCTGGTGATGgggaagatgatgatgatgttgaagaGTATTAG